GCTATGCGGCCGGCGTCATGAAGTATCGCGAGATGGGCTACTGGCAGCCCGACTACATACCGAAGGATACGGACGTGATCGCGCTGTTTCGCATCACGCCGCAAGCAGGCGTCGAACCGGAAGAGGCCGCTGCGGCCGTGGCAGGCGAATCGTCGACGGCGACGTGGACCGTTGTGTGGACCGATCGCCTCACCGCTTGCGACATGTACCGCGCGAAGGCGTATCGCTGCGAGCCGGTGCCGAACTCACGCGCCGACGAGCCGCAGTACTTCGCGTACATCGCCTACGAACTCGATCTGTTCGAGGAAGGATCGGTTGCGAACCTGACGGCGTCGATCATCGGCAACGTGTTCGGCTTCAAACCGCTGAAGGCGCTTCGTCTCGAAGACATGCGCATTCCCGTCGCTTATCTGAAGACGTTTCAAGGACCGCCGACGGGCATCGTCGTGGAGCGCGAACGGCTCGACAAGTACGGTCGCCCGCTGCTCGGCGCGACCGTGAAGCCGAAGCTCGGCTTGTCGGGGAAGAACTATGGGCGCGTCGTGTACGAAGGCCTCAAAGGCGGACTCGACTTCCTGAAGGACGACGAGAACATCAATTCGCAAGCGTTCATGCATTGGCGCGACCGCTATCTCTTCGCGATGGAAGCCGTGAACCGCGCGCAGGCCGAAACGGGCGAAGTGAAAGGCCACTATCTCAACGTAACCGCCGGCACGATGGAGGACATCTACGAGCGCGCCGAATTCGCGAAGGAACTGGGCTCGTGCATCGTGATGATCGATCTCGTGATCGGCTGGACCGCGATTCAGTCGATGTCGAAGTGGGCGCGCAAGAACGACATGATCCTGCACTTGCATCGCGCGGGGCACGGCACTTATACGCGGCAGCGCAATCACGGCATCTCGTTTCGCGTGATCGCGAAGTGGCTGCGCATGGCGGGCGTGGATCACGCGCATGCAGGCACGGCGGTGGGCAAGCTCGAAGGCGATCCGCTTTCGGTGCAGGGCTATTACAACGTGTTGCGCGAGGCACGCAACGAAGTGGATCTGTCGCGCGGCATCTTCTTCGATCAACCGTGGGCGGGCCTGCGCAAAGTGATGCCGGTGGCCTCGGGCGGCATTCATGCGGGGCAGATGCATCAGCTGCTCGATCTCTTCGGCGACGATGCGATCCTGCAATTTGGCGGCGGCACGATCGGACATCCGCAAGGCATTCAGGCGGGCGCAACGGCCAATCGCGTCGCACTCGAAGCGATGGTGAAAGCGCGCAACGAAGGGCGTGATATCGCGAACGAAGGCCCCGATATTCTCGAAGCCGCAGCGCGTTCGTGCACGCCGCTCAAGCAGGCGCTCGACACTTGGCGCGATGTGACCTTCAACTATGCATCGACGGATACGCCGGATTTCGCGGTGACGGCAACTGCATCGGCCTGAGTGAATCCATCGACTGAAATCAAATGACATCAATTGATTAGGATGACAAATGAAAATCACGCAAGGCACGTTTTCATTCCTGCCTCCTCTGACCGATGAGGATATCTCCGCGCAGATCAACTATGCGCTGGATCAGGGCTGGGCCTGTTCAGTCGAATTCACCGACGATCCGCACCCGCGCAATACCTACTGGGACATGTGGGGCATGCCGATGTTCGATCTCCACGATGCCGCCGGCGTGCTGATGGAGGTGAACGCCTGCCGCAAGACCTATCCGCATCATTACATCAAGGTCAATGCGTTCGACTCGTTGCGCGGCTTCGAAACGATGCGTATGTCTTTCATCGTGAATCGGCCGGAAGAAGAAAAGGGCTTCCGTCTCGAACGTCAGGACGGTCAGGGCCGCGTGCAGCATTACGCGATCCGTACTTACGCAACCGACCGCCCGGGCGGCGAACGCTACTGATGAGGAGGCGAAATCATGAGCGCCGAAGCCACGCTCGAAGCCGTGCCCGATCAAACGAGCGAATCGCCCGCGACGCATGCCGATTTGATGGCGCTGTATCGCGAATCGCGCATCGGCGAAGTGCTGGCGGAACTGGACCGCGATCTCATCGGGCTCGCGCCGGTGAAGACGCGCATTCGCGAGATCGCGGCGCACCTGCTCGTGGAACGCGCCCGCGAAACGCTCGGTATCGCCTCGGGTGCGCCCACGCTGCACATGTGCTTCTCGGGCAATCCCGGCACCGGCAAAACAAGCGTTGCGATGCGCATGGCGCAGGTGCTGCATCGTCTGGGCTATATCCGGCGCAATCATCTCGTCTCGGTGACGCGCGACGATCTCGTCGGCCAGTATATCGGCCACACCGCGCCGAAAACGCGCGAAGTGCTCAAGCGTGCGATGGGCGGCGTGCTGTTCATCGACGAGGCTTATTACCTGTATCGCCCGGAGAACGAGCGCGATTACGGACAGGAGGCCATTGAGATTCTGCTGCAAACGATGGAGAACCAGCGCGACGATCTCGTCGTGATTCTCGCCGGATACGAGTCGCGTATGGAAACGTTCTTTCATAGCAATCCCGGCTTTCGTTCGCGTATCGCGCATCACATCGTGTTTCCCGATTACGCGCCCGATGAGCTTCTGCAGATCGCCGCGCACATGCTCGCCGACATGCATTACCGCTTCGACGACGACGCGCGCCGCGCCTTCGAAGAGTATCTCGCGCGCCGCATTCGTCAGCCGAACTTCGCCAACGCGCGTTCCGTGCGCAATGCGCTGGATCGCGCGCGGCTGCGTCAGGCGAATCGTCTGTTCGCTGCGGCGGAACGAGGCAGCGGCGCCACGGACGCCGCCGCGCTGATGCAACTCGACGCGAGCGATATCCGCGCGAGCCGCGTGTTCACCGATTCATAACGAAGGAGAGCGCGATGCAGGATGGACGCACGACCTTATCGAAGTTCCTGATCGACACGCTGGATCGCAAGCCCGGGCCGGAAGCGGCGAGCGGCCTTTCCGCGCTGCTCATCGACGTGGCCGCATCGATCAAGACGATCGCGGCGGCACTGACACGCGGTGCGCTCGGCGGCCAGCACGGCTCGGCGCAATCGGTCAACACGCACGGTGAAGAGCAGAAGAAGCTCGATCTCGTGACCAACGACATCTTCCTGCAGCACTGCGAGTGGGACGGCCTGCTGGCGGGCATGGTGTCGGAGGAGATGGACGGCGTCTATGCCATTCCGGATGCATATCCGCGAGGCGAGTATTTGCTCGCATTCGATCCGCTCGATGGTTCCTCGAACATCGATATCAACGGCGTGGTCGGCTCGATCTTCTCCGTGCTCAAACGCGCACCCGACGAAAGCCATGCAGCCGACGAAGCATCGTTCCTGCGCCCGGGCCGCGAACAGGTTGCAGCGGGCTACGCGATCTACGGTCCGTCGACGATGCTCGTGCTGTCCGTCGGCAACGGCACGCACGGCTTCACGCTTGAACGCGATGTCGGCAATTTCGTGCTCACGCATTCCGATATCCGCATTCCCGAGGATTCGTGCGAGTTCGCGATCAACGCATCGAACGAACGCTTCTGGGAGCCGCCCGTGCGCCGCTACGTGCAGGAATGCAAGGACGGCCGCACCGGCTGTCGCGCGCAGGACTTCAACATGCGCTGGATCGCGTCGATGGTGGCGGAAGTGCATCGCATCCTGATGCGCGGCGGCGTGTTCATGTATCCGCGCGACTTCAAGACGCCCGCGATGGAAGGACGTCTGCGTCTGCTGTACGAAGCGAATCCGATGAGCTTTATTGTCGAGCAGGCGGGCGGGCTGTCGATCACCGGGCGCGAACGCATTCTCGATATGAAGGCGCGCGCGTTGCATCAGCGTGTGCCGGTGATTCTCGGTTCGCGCAATGAAGTGGCGCGTATTCATCGCTATCACGGCGAATACGACCGCGGCGAGGACAAACCTTTTACGTCGCCGCTCTTCAACGAACGCTCGCTGTTCCTGCCAGAAACGCCGGCGTGATCCTCACGTAGGGCGCTCATTAAACAGATAAAGGGAGGCAGCGCATGTCCATCAAGCATCCGATCATCGCGGTGACCGGTTCGAGCGGTGCCGGCACCACCACCGTCATGAAGAGCTTCACGCACATCTTCAGGCGCGAAAAAATCAATGCGCAGATTGTCGAAGGCGATGCGTTCCATCGTTACGATCGCCTCGGCATGCGTGAAGCGTTGAAGCAGAGCGAGCGCGACGGCCTGCTCAACTTCAGTCACTTCGGGCCGGAAGCGAACCTGCTCGAAGAACTCGAAGCCTTGTTTGCAAGCTATGGCGAATCGGGCGGCGGCAAGACTCGCCATTACGTTCACGACGAAGGCGAGGCCGTGCATTACAAGCAGGACGCCGGCACTTTCACGCCGTGGGAAGAGATCGCCGCAGGCACGGACCTGATGTTCTACGAAGGCCTGCATGGCGCGGCCGTCACGGATCGCGTGGATGTCGCGCGGCATGCGGATCTGCTCGTCGGTGTCGTGCCGATCATCAATCTCGAATGGATTCAGAAGCTGCATCGCGACCAGACGATGCGCGGTTATTCGCATGAAGCGGTGGTCGATACGATCCTGCGCCGCATGCCCGATTACGTGAACTACATCTGCCCGCAGTTTTCGCGCACGCACGTGAATTTTCAGCGCGTACCGACCGTGGATACGTCGAACCCGTTCACCGCGCGCGAGATTCCGCAGCCCGACGAGAGCTTCGTCGTGATTCGCTTCACGAAGCCGAAGGGCATCGACTTTCCGTATCTGCTCACGATGCTGCACGACTCGTTCATGTCGCGCCCGAACGTGATTGTCGTGCCCGGCGGAAAGATGGGACTCGCAATGCAGCTCATCTTCACGCCGATGATCCTGCAGCTGCGCGACCGGTGCGCGCGCGCATAAACCGTTTTCATCCATCGCATCCAGGGAGGCATTTCATGAATGCCGTTGCCGAGGCTTTGCCTCAACTTCAGCGCTCGTCCGATACGCGACAGATGGCGAACGCGCTGCGCATGCTCGCCGTCGATGCCGTGCAGCAGGCCAATTCCGGGCACCCCGGCATGCCGATGGGCATGGCGGAGATCGCGGTCGCGCTGTGGGGCCGTCATCTGAAGCACAATCCCGCCGATCCCGACTGGCCGGACCGCGACCGCTTCGTGTTGTCGAACGGGCATGGCTCGATGCTGCTCTATGCGCTGCTGCATCTGAGCGGCTACGACGTGTCCATCGACGAGATCAAGCGTTTCCGGCAGATGGGGAGCAAGACGCCGGGGCATCCGGAAGTGGGCGTCACGCCCGGCGTCGAGACGACGACCGGACCGCTCGGGCAGGGCCTGACGAATGCGGTCGGCATGGCGCTCGCCGAGACCTTGCTCGCGCGCGAGTTCAATCGGCCGGGACATGAGATTGTCGATCATCGCACGTATGTTTTCGTGGGCGACGGCTGTCTGATGGAGGGCATTTCGCACGAGGCGGCGTCGCTCGCGGGCACGCTGCGGCTGCGCAAGCTCACGGTGCTCTACGACGACAACGGCATTTCGATCGATGGCCACGTCGAAGGCTGGTTCGCCGACGACACGCCGAAGCGCTTCGAAGCATACGGCTGGAACGTGGTGCGCGCGGTCGATGGCCACGACGCCGGCGACGTATCGCGCGCGTTGCAGGAGGCGCGCGCATCGGATCGCCCGACGCTCATCTGCTGCAAGACGGTGATCGGCCACGGCTCCCCGACGATGGCCGGCACGCATGACGTACACGGTGCGCCGCTCGGTGCCGATGAAGTCGAGGCGACTCGCCGCGCGCTCGACTGGCCGCATGCGCCGTTCGTGATTCCATCGGCGATTCGTGCGTTGTGGGACGCGCGCGAGGCGGGCGCGGCGGCGCAGGATGCGTGGAACCGTCGCATGGCGGCGTATCGTCGCGCGTATCCAAACGAGGCAGGCGAGTTCGAGCGGCGCACGCGCGGCGCGTTGCCCGCGAACTGGCGCGACACGGCCCGTGCGCTCGTGCGCGACGCGGATCGCGCGCGGCAGACCGTAGCGACGCGCAAGGCATCGCAACTTGCGATCGAGGCGTTGGCGCGCGCGTTGCCCGAATTGCTCGGCGGTTCGGCCGATCTGAGCGGCTCCAATCTCACGCGCTGGAAAGACGCCGTGGATATGAGCGCCGCGCCGGAAAAGGCCAACTATATTCGCTTCGGCGTGCGGGAGTTCGGCATGAGCGCGGTGCTGAACGGCATCGCGCTGCATCGCGGTTATCTGCCGTTCGGCGGCACGTTCCTCACGTTTTCCGATTACTCGCGCAATGCGTTACGCATGGCCGCGTTGATGAAGACGCGCGCGGTGTTCGTCTTCACGCACGACTCGATCGGGCTTGGCGAAGACGGCCCGACGCATCAGCCGATCGAGCACGCCGCGAGCTTGCGGATGATTCCGGGCCTCGACGTATGGCGGCCTTGCGACACCGTCGAGACGATGCAGGCGTGGATCGGCGCGGTCGAGCGTGACAGGCCTTCGTGCCTGCTGCTGTCGCGGCAGAATCTGCCGTTCGTGCCGCGCGACGAAGCGCAGATCGATGCGATCGAGCGCGGCGGCTATGTGCTCGTCGATTGG
This portion of the Caballeronia insecticola genome encodes:
- a CDS encoding form I ribulose bisphosphate carboxylase large subunit, with amino-acid sequence MNDFSKAAVEAARNPSDPRSRYAAGVMKYREMGYWQPDYIPKDTDVIALFRITPQAGVEPEEAAAAVAGESSTATWTVVWTDRLTACDMYRAKAYRCEPVPNSRADEPQYFAYIAYELDLFEEGSVANLTASIIGNVFGFKPLKALRLEDMRIPVAYLKTFQGPPTGIVVERERLDKYGRPLLGATVKPKLGLSGKNYGRVVYEGLKGGLDFLKDDENINSQAFMHWRDRYLFAMEAVNRAQAETGEVKGHYLNVTAGTMEDIYERAEFAKELGSCIVMIDLVIGWTAIQSMSKWARKNDMILHLHRAGHGTYTRQRNHGISFRVIAKWLRMAGVDHAHAGTAVGKLEGDPLSVQGYYNVLREARNEVDLSRGIFFDQPWAGLRKVMPVASGGIHAGQMHQLLDLFGDDAILQFGGGTIGHPQGIQAGATANRVALEAMVKARNEGRDIANEGPDILEAAARSCTPLKQALDTWRDVTFNYASTDTPDFAVTATASA
- the cbbX gene encoding CbbX protein yields the protein MSAEATLEAVPDQTSESPATHADLMALYRESRIGEVLAELDRDLIGLAPVKTRIREIAAHLLVERARETLGIASGAPTLHMCFSGNPGTGKTSVAMRMAQVLHRLGYIRRNHLVSVTRDDLVGQYIGHTAPKTREVLKRAMGGVLFIDEAYYLYRPENERDYGQEAIEILLQTMENQRDDLVVILAGYESRMETFFHSNPGFRSRIAHHIVFPDYAPDELLQIAAHMLADMHYRFDDDARRAFEEYLARRIRQPNFANARSVRNALDRARLRQANRLFAAAERGSGATDAAALMQLDASDIRASRVFTDS
- a CDS encoding phosphoribulokinase, whose product is MSIKHPIIAVTGSSGAGTTTVMKSFTHIFRREKINAQIVEGDAFHRYDRLGMREALKQSERDGLLNFSHFGPEANLLEELEALFASYGESGGGKTRHYVHDEGEAVHYKQDAGTFTPWEEIAAGTDLMFYEGLHGAAVTDRVDVARHADLLVGVVPIINLEWIQKLHRDQTMRGYSHEAVVDTILRRMPDYVNYICPQFSRTHVNFQRVPTVDTSNPFTAREIPQPDESFVVIRFTKPKGIDFPYLLTMLHDSFMSRPNVIVVPGGKMGLAMQLIFTPMILQLRDRCARA
- a CDS encoding class 1 fructose-bisphosphatase, translated to MQDGRTTLSKFLIDTLDRKPGPEAASGLSALLIDVAASIKTIAAALTRGALGGQHGSAQSVNTHGEEQKKLDLVTNDIFLQHCEWDGLLAGMVSEEMDGVYAIPDAYPRGEYLLAFDPLDGSSNIDINGVVGSIFSVLKRAPDESHAADEASFLRPGREQVAAGYAIYGPSTMLVLSVGNGTHGFTLERDVGNFVLTHSDIRIPEDSCEFAINASNERFWEPPVRRYVQECKDGRTGCRAQDFNMRWIASMVAEVHRILMRGGVFMYPRDFKTPAMEGRLRLLYEANPMSFIVEQAGGLSITGRERILDMKARALHQRVPVILGSRNEVARIHRYHGEYDRGEDKPFTSPLFNERSLFLPETPA
- the tkt gene encoding transketolase, with translation MNAVAEALPQLQRSSDTRQMANALRMLAVDAVQQANSGHPGMPMGMAEIAVALWGRHLKHNPADPDWPDRDRFVLSNGHGSMLLYALLHLSGYDVSIDEIKRFRQMGSKTPGHPEVGVTPGVETTTGPLGQGLTNAVGMALAETLLAREFNRPGHEIVDHRTYVFVGDGCLMEGISHEAASLAGTLRLRKLTVLYDDNGISIDGHVEGWFADDTPKRFEAYGWNVVRAVDGHDAGDVSRALQEARASDRPTLICCKTVIGHGSPTMAGTHDVHGAPLGADEVEATRRALDWPHAPFVIPSAIRALWDAREAGAAAQDAWNRRMAAYRRAYPNEAGEFERRTRGALPANWRDTARALVRDADRARQTVATRKASQLAIEALARALPELLGGSADLSGSNLTRWKDAVDMSAAPEKANYIRFGVREFGMSAVLNGIALHRGYLPFGGTFLTFSDYSRNALRMAALMKTRAVFVFTHDSIGLGEDGPTHQPIEHAASLRMIPGLDVWRPCDTVETMQAWIGAVERDRPSCLLLSRQNLPFVPRDEAQIDAIERGGYVLVDWPETCERDARRVVLIATGSEVALALEAVGRLKDEGILARVVSMPSTTVFDRQCNAWRERVLPEGVPRVAIEAGVTAFWRQYVGLKGGVIGIDRFGESAPASELFAHFGVTTDALVDEARRVAA
- a CDS encoding ribulose bisphosphate carboxylase small subunit is translated as MKITQGTFSFLPPLTDEDISAQINYALDQGWACSVEFTDDPHPRNTYWDMWGMPMFDLHDAAGVLMEVNACRKTYPHHYIKVNAFDSLRGFETMRMSFIVNRPEEEKGFRLERQDGQGRVQHYAIRTYATDRPGGERY